The region AAAAGGACAAGGCCTCGTCGAGTATGCGCTGATCCTGGTGCTGGTGGCGGTCGTGGTGATTGCGATCCTGACGCTGCTGGGGCCGGCGGTCGGTAATGTGTTCAGTTCGATCAAGAACGCGTTCTAGCCGCCCGATCGTCAACCACATACGGACTAATAGAGGGGCCGCAGCCATGCTGCGGCCCCTCTAATTTGTGCGAAGATAGATCAATTGAGTTGCCCCGGCCAATTCAGAACTGTTGTACTATTGAGAATCTACGATAATTGGTTAAAATATGTATCAGAGTCAATTGGGTCGCAAGGCCCACCTATC is a window of Chloroflexota bacterium DNA encoding:
- a CDS encoding Flp family type IVb pilin, which gives rise to MLFNPREKGQGLVEYALILVLVAVVVIAILTLLGPAVGNVFSSIKNAF